The proteins below come from a single Mercenaria mercenaria strain notata chromosome 3, MADL_Memer_1, whole genome shotgun sequence genomic window:
- the LOC128555784 gene encoding uncharacterized protein LOC128555784, with translation MSAGKCVGGYSDQQLLSRINGMESYSKAALSLFRLLFKEEEYIGRSLTGSKSRSGEAKPAVDQDRLGRIYNVIAQKFPHITPVMVRERLRDLVKPSRTKRH, from the exons ATGTCAGCAGGTAAATGTGTTGGCGGTTATTCAGAT CAGCAGCTTTTGAGCCGGATAAATGGAATGGAATCATACAGTAAGGCAGCACTTTCATTGTTCCGTCTACTTTTCAAGGAGGAAGAGTACATTGGGAGGTCACTTACTGGTTCGAAATCAAGATCTGGGGAGGCAAAGCCTGCAGTAGACCAAGATCGACTTGGCAGGATTTACA atgTAATAGCTCAGAAGTTCCCGCATATAACCCCGGTGATGGTGCGGGAACGGTTAAGGGACTTGGTAAAACCATCCAGGACAAAGCGGCACTAA